GAAGATAACATCTCCAGCGCCAAGATTTCCAAGCGTATATATGATGCCATAACGATTTTCGATGAGATGGACTAGCGGCTCCTGTGCACCATGCTCGTTTCTGATTAAAGAAGGCAGCAAGACTGACGGTGATACCCCCCCCAGAAAAGAAGCACGAGCAAAGCAGCACAAGCACCGATGGAATTTATATATGCTTTCTGCCGATAAAAAATATACACACCCAGCAAGACCAGGCTACCACCAAGCAGCACGAATGCTTTTTGTATCCCTACAAAATCCAACAAAAAAAACCCCACAAACACGGGACCAAATGTCGCACCTAGCACATTTGCAAAATAGACGTTAGAGATGGACCGCCCCAGACTGGTTTTTTCGGCATTCATGCTTCCGAGATGATGCGCAATCGGAAAAACAACGCCTTTGAGCATTGCTCCAACAAATATCAACACCATGGTCGTTGGCAAAACCGGCCACAACTCGACCGAGATCGGGTAAAAAAAAGGCGTCAAAATATCAATGACGCCAGCCATGACCAGAAATTTTGCCGAAACCAGCATCAGATCAGAATTACCTGAACAGCACCTTCTTCCAATCCAAGAGCCTGCAGCAATCCCAAGCAGATAAGATAGCAGGACGATACTGAATGCTTGCGGCAACGAGAACAATCTGAACCCGACAAGTTTGGACCAAACAATTTCCAAACTCAGGCTGGTAAACCCACTCCAGAAGGCCAGAAATACAGGCATCACGCCTTCTCCTTGCTCAGATAAATCACCATCCCAATTGCAACTATGAAATTGCCTAAGGCAGCCACTCGGATTACATCGGCAATTGTCATGAAATTGAACGCAATAAACCCGGCAAAGACAACGCCCGCTGCCGCACCTACGGTATTTATCGTATAAAGCCCACCAATCGCCGACCCGACTTCACTCTTGTTTTTTGCAAAGTACGTAGTTAATAGTGGCAATGTCATTCCCATAAGAAATGTCGGCGGTAGTAGTAGAATAAAGTTCACCATCCCAGGCAACCACATACTATCGAGAGGCGTGACTTCACCAACCCAAAGAATGGCACGATGACTAATCAGGCCCAGCAAACACAATGCCAACTCTACGCCGACAAATACGTGAAGGCACCAACGCCCGGCTTTATCGGCAATTCGGCCACCAGCCCAGCCACCAATGCCCAATCCGGCCATGAATGCCGAGACCAGAACCGTAACTGAGTGAACATCAACACCAAAATTGGTAAACAGCAACCGTTGCCAACAAACCTGATACATCAAGCCTGAAATACCTGACAACATGAATGCAGATATGACGGACATCGGAATGGCTACGCGAGTCGTTTTCATTTCAATCTCCGGACTTTGATACCTAGAGAGGCTGGCACTGTAAATTGGACACGGCTTCGTCATAAGACACCGCTCGCTTCCCATTTACCATACGTTTTTCTTCTTTGAAACCCATCTCCGACAACGCCTTGTCACTACTCAGGCTTGCAGCACGGACGCCAGCCAACCACGACAAGCCATAAAATACAGACTGGGTTGATATTTTTTTACTTGCATTACTCTGCAACAGATTTACATCGCCAACACTGATATCGTAAAAAGCCTGATTGTAATAAATGATAGAGGGAACCTCTAAACTGCCGCGAGTTGAGTTTCCATGACCACGCAAAGCACAATCTGTTTGTTGCAAATCTTCACCATGATCTGATGCGTACCAAAAAAAGGCAGGGTTTTTTTGTGCAGAAAGCAGCTTTGCCACATCTGACAAAACTCGGTCAGTATATAGAATAGTATTGTCAAAGCTATTGCTAACCTCTTGCCGAGAAGAAGCGCTTTGCAGTGCAACGTCGCCAACATCGTTGAGAGAAGGTCGAAAAACATCATACTCACTCGGATAGCGATGTTTATAGTTCCAGTGACTCCCCAACATATGCAGCACCACAAAAACTCGCTGCTGCTTCCGTGCCAATATCTCCTCCAATTTTTTTACCAGCACACCGTCCATGCTGCCCGGACCACTGTATTCAGCCGGATTCAAATAGAAGCGTTCGTTGGCTTCTCCTGCGAACTGCGTAATTGGAGAGTCATAACGACCATACGTTTGCTGGTTAGAGATCCAATAGGTGTGAAACCCCGCCTCTCCAAACAAGGAAACGACGCTCTTCTCAGGGAAAACCATGCTGGAGGACAATGCCGGCTTTCTTGAAATCATCACGGGCACCGACATTCGTGTCGAATCCCACGGTGTCACCATGTCACGAAGAACTACCAAATTCTTGATTTTGGCCAGCTCCGGATTTGTTTCTCGTTGGTATCCGTATAATGACCAGCGATCTTTTCTGCTCGACTCGCCAATGATCAATACAACAATCTGCTTTTCTGACCCGACGTATCTAGCATTGAACTTGAAGCCCGCTTTTTCATGCATCACCAGCTGCATGTTTCGTCGTTCATCGACATAGCCCCAGAGTCTCAGGTAAATACCCGGGAAGTAAGTCTTTTTTACATCAACAAACACATCATTTGACATTTTGTCGGACAGTGCATCCGACGACAGTCCTAGTTCTTGAGGAAGCATTGTTATTTCATGTGCCAATGTCACGCCGACCAACGCACTGGCACTTAGCAGAAACAAGGCCAACCGCAACCTCTTGCGTGCCACACGCCATGTCCCCGCCCATTGGCATAACCAGATCACCCCGAACGCGCCACATGTGAAAACAGACAGGCAAAACAGACTTCCCCACGGGGAGAGGAACTCTACGATTTCCGCAAAATTGCTTTCGGCCAGAATGCCGTACAAATGTGAAGAACTGGGTCTTCGATAGTACCACAAATAAAATGCCTCAAATGGTGCGAGCAATGCAGCCGGCGCCAGAACCCATGCAATGTACTTCCATTGACCAATCACTGAAATCACAAAGAGAAGAACGAACAGAGAGATCGTCCATAGTGGAAATTCGCTATATGATATGTCTGACAAACAATAAGTCGCGACGTTGACTGCGACAAACATACCAGCAACGGCAATGCCGGCATATCGAAAGGCCGTCACTCGATTCAAGTCACTCTCCAAGATACAAAAAAAGCCCTCCTGAGCAGGAGGGCTTTTGAATGAACGCGTCTAGATTACGGCGAGGCCGAAGCAGAGACCGAGGTAGCTGCGCTGCGCTTGCAGTAGCCCTTGGCAATACAACCCGACGTGGAGTCTACATCCCAAACCAGGTTCTTCTCGCCACCAGCGCCCGTTACCGCAACAGCATCACCGGCCAAGATGTATGTATCGCCGGTAGCCAAACCTTTCTTAGCTTGCGGGATGACGGTAACCTTTACCGTACCGTCTGCACCGGCTGCGGCAGCAACCTCAACTTTGCCCACAACACCCGTGCCACCAGTAATATTTGCGGGAACGCCACCTGCACCAGCAGTACATTGAGTCAAGTCACCCTGCGTCGCATAGCATTCAGCAATCGCCAATTTGTACGGTGCAGCAGCTTGAATGATTTCAGTAAACGCGGCTTTGCGGGTATAGTTCTGATACGACGGAATCGCCACCGCAGCCAGAATACCGATGATCGCAACAACGATCATCAGTTCGATCAGGGTGAAGCCCTGTTGCATCTTTTTCATTTGCTCTTCTCCAACTTCTTTGAAGGGATAGCCTGGGTGGCCACTTCACGCAGCCACTTGGCGCGTGCCAGTACATAAGCAAGTGCTGTGCCAGCGGCGTGCACTTTGCACATTTCTGCGCGCGGGCCTTGGTCTCGGGGCCGGTTTTCCGTATAATCCGGCCCGTTGCCGTTGTAGCTCAGTCGGTAGAGCAACTGATTCGTAATCAGTAGGTCGAGTGTTCGATTCACTTCAACGGCACCAGGTACAGAAAAGGCCCGCAGCGATGCGGGCCTTTTGCTTTTCTGCCGTTCGGCAGCAAAGTAAAAGTGACAAAAATCGTCACCTTACTGACGTCCGGCGTCGCAGTCGGCGCCAACAACAAAGCCCGCATTCGCGGGCTTTGTGCTTTTACCTCGTCGGGCAGGACGCTCAGGCGCTGAGCCCGGCCGGCCTGTGGCCGGTCAGCAGGTAGTCCATCAGTTCCTTGACCGGGCGGATGGCGCTGCCGAAGGGCAGGTTTTCCGAGCCGCGGAAGAACAGGCCCTGGTTGACCTCGCCGCGCACGGCGGCCGCGAGCTTGAGGTCGATGCAGAACTGGCCGATCTTGGCGAGGCCGTCGCGGAAGCCGCAGACCGACAGGCAGTTCAGCGACTGGGTGCAGCGGCGCGGGTCGGCCTTGGCGTTGGCCTGGGCCTTGGCTTCCATCTTCAGGTATTTGGCGAGCCACGGTGTCTTCACCGCGCGGGCCGGCAGGCCGGCAACCGACATGAATTCGACAACGTCGGTCTTCTGCGCACCGGCGAGCACGTGCTTGAAATTGATGTGCGCGTCGCCTTCCTCGGCGACGGCGAAAGCGGTGCCGAGCTGGACGGCGTTGGCGCCGCAGCCGAGCAGGTGCGCAACCTTCTCGTGGCTGTTGATGCCGCCGGCGACGATCAGCGGGATCGGGTCGATTTCGAGCTTGGCGAACAGTTCGTGCGTCTCGGCGAGCACGCGTTCGAACTCGAACTTCTCGTCGTGGACGCCCTCGATCGTCGCGGCGCCGAGGTGGCCGCCGGCGTGCGCCGGGTGTTCGATGACGATGGCGTCGGGCAGCTTGCCCTTCTTCATCCAGCGCTTGAGCACGACGGCGATGCCGCGGCTGTCGGACAGGATCGGGATCAGCGCCACGTTCGGGTGGTCGGCGGTCATCTCGGGCAGGTCGAGCGGCAGGCCGGCGCCCATGACGATGGCGTCGGCGCCGGATTCGCACGCCTGGCGCACGTACTGCGCGTGGATGTCGACGGCCTTCATCACGTTGACGGCGATCATGCCGCGGCCCTGTGCGGTGTCCTTGGCCATGCGGATTTCGCGGTCAAGCGCGGTCAGGTTCAGCGCGTCGAGCGTGGCCTGGTCCTTGGTGGCTTCGCTTTGCGCCAGCAGGTCCGGGTGGTGGTGACGCAGGTCGACCGAGGCGATCGTGCCGACGCCGCCCTCGCAGGCGACCGCGCCGGCGAGCTTGTGCGCCGAGACGCCGACGCCCATGCCGCCCTGGACGATGGGCAAGAGCGATTTGCCCTTGATGATCAGCGGTTTGAAATGATGTGCAAGCATGCCGGTATCCTGTTTCAGTTCGTTGGGGCAATGCCCCTTTATGAGTGCAGCAAGTCTGACGTGCAGCCTCCCCGCCGACCTTGATCTGCATCAAGGCGTTCAGGACAGGGGCATGAGATGGCACGATTCACGCCGGCCCGCCAAAGGAAAACCGGCCTTGCGGCCGGTTTCCGGAGTGGCTTGCGTTTCGGCGCAGCGGTATCAGGCGAGGTCGAAGCGGTCGGCGTTCATCACCTTGGTCCAGGCGGCGACGAAGTCGCGGACAAACTTCTCCTGCGCGTCGCTCGACGCGTAGACCTCGGCCAGCGCCCGCAGCTGCGAGTTGGAACCGAACACCAGGTCGACGCGCGTCGCGGTCCATCTCAAAGCGCCGGTCTTGCGGTCACTTCCCTTGAACACGTCGGCGGCATCGGACACCGGCTGCCACACCGTGCCCATGTCGAGCAGGTTGACGAAGAAGTCGTTGCTCAGGGTGCCGGCCCGTTCGGTGAATACGCCGTGCTGGCTGTCGCTGGCACCCAGCACGCGCAGGCCGCCGACGAGCACGGTCATCTCGGGCGCGGTCAGCGTCAGCAGCTGCGCCCTGTCGACCAGCAGTTCCTCGGCCGGCACGCCGTATTGCGCCTTGAGATAGTTGCGGAAGCCGTCAGCCACCGGCTCGAGCGGCGCGAACGAAACGACGTCGGTCTGCTCCTGCGAGGCATCCATGCGGCCCGGCGAGAACGGCACCATCACCGCATGGCCGGCGTTCTTCGCCGCCTGTTCGACGCCGGCACAGCCGGCGAGCACGATCAGGTCGGCCAGCGAGACCTTCTTGCCACCGGACTGGTTGAATGCCTGCTGGATGCCTTCGAGCGTCTTGAGCACCGCCGCCAGCTGCGCCGGCTGGTTGACGTCCCAGTCCTTCTGCGGCGCCAGCCGGATGCGGGCGCCGTTGGCACCGCCGCGCTTGTCCGAGCCGCGGAAGGTCGACGCCGATGCCCAGGCGGTCGACACGAGCTGCGGCACGGTCAGCCCCGACGCCAGCACCTTGGCCTTGAGTGCGGCAACGTCCGATTCGTCGACCAGCGGGTGGTCGACCGCCGGGATCGGGTCCTGCCAGATCAGCGCTTCGGCCGGCACTTCCGGGCCGAGGTAGCGCGCACGCGGCCCCATGTCGCGGTGGGTGAGCTTGAACCAGGCGCGGGCAAAGGCGTCGGCAAACTCGTCCGGGTGCTCCATGAAGCGGCGGGAGATCTTCTCGTAGGCCGGATCGAAGCGCAGCGACAGGTCGGTGGTCAGCATGGTCGGCACGCGTTTCTTGGCCGGGTCGAACGGGTCCGGAATCGTTGCGCCGGCGCCCTTGGCGGTCCACTGGTGCGCACCGGCCGGGCTCTTGGTCAGCTCCCATTCGTAGCCGAACAGGTTCCAGAAGAAGTTGTTGCTCCACTTGGTCGGCGTCGTGGTCCAGACGACTTCCAGACCGCTGCCGATCGCATCGGCGCCCTTGCCGCTGCCGAAGCTGCTGTGCCAGCCCAGCCCCTGCGCCTCGAGGCCGGCAGCTTCGGGCTCGGCGCCGACGTGCGACGCCGGGCCGGCGCCGTGGGTCTTGCCGAAGGTATGGCCGCCGGCGATCAGCGCGACGGTTTCCTCGTCGCCCATCGCCATCCGGCCGAAGCTTTCGCGGATGTCCCTCGCCGCGGCAACCGGGTCCGGATTGCCGTTCGGGCCTTCCGGGTTCACGTAGATCAGCCCCATCTGCACGGCGGCGAGCGGGTTTTCCAGATCACGGTCGCCGGAATAGCGCTTGTCGTCGAGCCAGGTCTTCTCGGCGCCCCAGTAGGTGCTCTCGTCCGGCTCCCACACGTCCGGACGCCCGCCGCCGAAGCCGAAGGTCTTGAAGCCCATCGACTCGAGCGCGACGTTGCCGGCGAGCACCATCAGGTCGGCCCACGAAATCTGCCTGCCGTACTTCTGCTTGACCGGCCACAGCAGCCGGCGCGCCTTGTCGAGGTTGACGTTGTCCGGCCAGCTGTTCAGCGGCGCGAAGCGCTGCATGCCGCTGCCGGCACCGCCGCGGCCGTCGCCGACGCGGTAGGTCCCGGCGGCGTGCCACGCCATCCGGACCATCAGCCCGCCGTAGTGGCCGTAGTCGGCCGGCCACCAGTCCTGCGAGTCGGTCATCAGCGCCACCAGATCCTGCTTCAGCGCCTGGTAGTCGAGCTGCCTGAAGGCTTCGGCGTAGTTGAACGCCGGGTCCATCGGGTCGGACAGCGACGAATTCTGGTGCAGGATGCCCAGGTTGAGCTGGTTGGGCCACCAGTCGCGGTTGGACGGGCCGGCGCTAACCAGCTTGGTCTGCGCGCCGTGCATGACCGGACACTTGCCTTGGGTGTTGACGCTGCTGTTCATCGTATTCCTCCAACGATTGCACTGACGGAAATGAACGCCGCCAGGTAAGGGCCCTGGCGTGGATGAGGCGCTCGCGGTTTGAACTGTCGGCCTGCCGGCGGTCGGGCGATGCGGATGGATGGCAGGTGCCGGGTCGAACAGGGCCGCCGGCATCGGCTGACGCCTGCGGACCGGCCGTAGCTGGGACTGGCAAGCCGCCGGTACGTTCAGTACCAGCCGCTGTAATGGGCCCAGATGTCGGCCCAGTCGATCAGTTGCTTCATCGTGCACTCCCAGCGGTGGCGTGGCTCTGATTATTGTCAAACGCAATTACATACTGAAATTAAATATTTATTCACTATGAATAGCCGTGGACTATCTCCTGTTTGTTAGCCGATCCCGCCGGCACGGACAAGCGCCGGCAGCAGGTATGATGGTTTGTCCCCCGCCCGATGCGCCTGCAATGATCCTGAGTACCGTTCTGTCCCGCGTGATGCCGGGCCTGCCCGAGCTGATGAACTACCCGCGCCGGCACTGGCGCGCCGACGTCCAGGCCGGGCTGTCGGTCGCCGCGGTCGCGCTGCCGGTCGGCGTCGCCTACGCACAGCTCGCCGGCTTCAGCCCCATCGTCGGGCTGTACAGCACCATCCTGCCGATGATCGTCTACGCGCTGATGGGCTCGTCGCGCCAGCTCGTCGTCGGCCCCGATGCCGCAACGTGCGCGATGATCGCCGCAACGCTGACGCCGCTGGCCGTCCCCGGCAGCGAGCAGTACATGGGGCTGGCAGTCAGCCTGACCCTGATGGCCGGGCTGTTCTGCATGCTCGCCAGCCGCTTCCGGCTCGGCTTTCTGGCCGACTTCCTCTCCAGACCCATCCTCGCCGGCCTGCTCAACGGCGTGGCGATCAACATCGTCATCGGCCAGCTCGGCAAGATTTCCGGGCTGACACTGGCCGGCAAGGACGTGATCGGCCAGCTGCTGTCGCTGCTCGAGCAGCTCGGCCGCGTCCACTGGCCGACGCTCGCGCTGTCGCTGGCGACGATTGCCGCCTACTTCGCCGTCAAGTACCGGGTGCCGCGCGGGCCGGCAGCGCTGGTGGCAATGGCCGGCGCAACGCTGGCATCGGGCCTGTTCACGCTGTCGCAGTACGGCATCGCCGTGGTCGGCCCGCTGCCGTCGGGGCTGCCGCGGCTGGTCTGGCCGTCGCTGCCGCACGAGGCACTCGGCACGCTGGTGCCAGCCGCCGCAGCGCTGGCGCTGATCTCGTTCAGCAGCGCCATGCTCACCGGCCGCAGCTTTGCCGCCAAGAACGGCTACGACATCGACGCCAACCGCGAATTCCTCGCACTCGGCGCCGCCGACGTCGCCTCGGCGCTGAGCCAGGGCTTCGCCATCAGCGGCGCCGATTCGCGCACCGCGGTCAACGACGCCGCGGGCGGCCAGACGCGGATGGTGTCGATCGTCGGCGCCGGCGCGCTGCTGCTGGTGCTGCTGGTGCTGACCAAGCCGCTCGCCGTGCTGCCGATCGCCGCGCTCGGCGCGATCCTGATCGCGTCGGCAATCGGACTGATGGACCTGCGCGGGCTGATCGCGCTGCGCCGCTACAGCCGCGCCGAGTTCAACATCGCGCTGGCGACGCTGCTCGGCGTCGTCATCATCGGCGTCATGCCGGGCATCCTGATGGCGGTGGGGCTGGCGCTGCTGCGCTTCCTCGCCCAGATCGCCCGGCCGAGCGACCAGCTGTTCGGCCGGATCGGCGGTCACGACGGCTTCTACGAGCTGGCCCACTACCCGGATGCAAAGCCGGTGCCCGGGCTGCTGATCTACCGCTTCGAATCGCCGCTGACCTTCTTCAACGCCGACTACTTCCGCCAGCGGCTGCAGGCGCTGGTGCACGAGCAGCAGCCGCGCTGGGTGGTGATCGACGCGGTGTCGATCGGCGACGTCGACCTGACCGGCGCGATGGCGGTGCGCGAGCTGCAGAAACAGCTGGCCGAGCGCGGCATCGTGCTGGCACTGGCGGGGCGGACGGCGCAGATGCTCGAATGGCTGCGCCAGCGCGGCATCGCGGTCGAGAGCACCGGCATACGCTTCTACCCGTCGCGGCATGCGGCGCTGGCGGCGTATTGTGCGGAGAC
This window of the Jeongeupia sp. USM3 genome carries:
- a CDS encoding fused MFS/spermidine synthase; this translates as MKTTRVAIPMSVISAFMLSGISGLMYQVCWQRLLFTNFGVDVHSVTVLVSAFMAGLGIGGWAGGRIADKAGRWCLHVFVGVELALCLLGLISHRAILWVGEVTPLDSMWLPGMVNFILLLPPTFLMGMTLPLLTTYFAKNKSEVGSAIGGLYTINTVGAAAGVVFAGFIAFNFMTIADVIRVAALGNFIVAIGMVIYLSKEKA
- a CDS encoding phosphoethanolamine transferase, which gives rise to MTAFRYAGIAVAGMFVAVNVATYCLSDISYSEFPLWTISLFVLLFVISVIGQWKYIAWVLAPAALLAPFEAFYLWYYRRPSSSHLYGILAESNFAEIVEFLSPWGSLFCLSVFTCGAFGVIWLCQWAGTWRVARKRLRLALFLLSASALVGVTLAHEITMLPQELGLSSDALSDKMSNDVFVDVKKTYFPGIYLRLWGYVDERRNMQLVMHEKAGFKFNARYVGSEKQIVVLIIGESSRKDRWSLYGYQRETNPELAKIKNLVVLRDMVTPWDSTRMSVPVMISRKPALSSSMVFPEKSVVSLFGEAGFHTYWISNQQTYGRYDSPITQFAGEANERFYLNPAEYSGPGSMDGVLVKKLEEILARKQQRVFVVLHMLGSHWNYKHRYPSEYDVFRPSLNDVGDVALQSASSRQEVSNSFDNTILYTDRVLSDVAKLLSAQKNPAFFWYASDHGEDLQQTDCALRGHGNSTRGSLEVPSIIYYNQAFYDISVGDVNLLQSNASKKISTQSVFYGLSWLAGVRAASLSSDKALSEMGFKEEKRMVNGKRAVSYDEAVSNLQCQPL
- a CDS encoding prepilin-type N-terminal cleavage/methylation domain-containing protein, producing MKKMQQGFTLIELMIVVAIIGILAAVAIPSYQNYTRKAAFTEIIQAAAPYKLAIAECYATQGDLTQCTAGAGGVPANITGGTGVVGKVEVAAAAGADGTVKVTVIPQAKKGLATGDTYILAGDAVAVTGAGGEKNLVWDVDSTSGCIAKGYCKRSAATSVSASASP
- a CDS encoding nitronate monooxygenase family protein; the protein is MLAHHFKPLIIKGKSLLPIVQGGMGVGVSAHKLAGAVACEGGVGTIASVDLRHHHPDLLAQSEATKDQATLDALNLTALDREIRMAKDTAQGRGMIAVNVMKAVDIHAQYVRQACESGADAIVMGAGLPLDLPEMTADHPNVALIPILSDSRGIAVVLKRWMKKGKLPDAIVIEHPAHAGGHLGAATIEGVHDEKFEFERVLAETHELFAKLEIDPIPLIVAGGINSHEKVAHLLGCGANAVQLGTAFAVAEEGDAHINFKHVLAGAQKTDVVEFMSVAGLPARAVKTPWLAKYLKMEAKAQANAKADPRRCTQSLNCLSVCGFRDGLAKIGQFCIDLKLAAAVRGEVNQGLFFRGSENLPFGSAIRPVKELMDYLLTGHRPAGLSA
- the katG gene encoding catalase/peroxidase HPI; amino-acid sequence: MNSSVNTQGKCPVMHGAQTKLVSAGPSNRDWWPNQLNLGILHQNSSLSDPMDPAFNYAEAFRQLDYQALKQDLVALMTDSQDWWPADYGHYGGLMVRMAWHAAGTYRVGDGRGGAGSGMQRFAPLNSWPDNVNLDKARRLLWPVKQKYGRQISWADLMVLAGNVALESMGFKTFGFGGGRPDVWEPDESTYWGAEKTWLDDKRYSGDRDLENPLAAVQMGLIYVNPEGPNGNPDPVAAARDIRESFGRMAMGDEETVALIAGGHTFGKTHGAGPASHVGAEPEAAGLEAQGLGWHSSFGSGKGADAIGSGLEVVWTTTPTKWSNNFFWNLFGYEWELTKSPAGAHQWTAKGAGATIPDPFDPAKKRVPTMLTTDLSLRFDPAYEKISRRFMEHPDEFADAFARAWFKLTHRDMGPRARYLGPEVPAEALIWQDPIPAVDHPLVDESDVAALKAKVLASGLTVPQLVSTAWASASTFRGSDKRGGANGARIRLAPQKDWDVNQPAQLAAVLKTLEGIQQAFNQSGGKKVSLADLIVLAGCAGVEQAAKNAGHAVMVPFSPGRMDASQEQTDVVSFAPLEPVADGFRNYLKAQYGVPAEELLVDRAQLLTLTAPEMTVLVGGLRVLGASDSQHGVFTERAGTLSNDFFVNLLDMGTVWQPVSDAADVFKGSDRKTGALRWTATRVDLVFGSNSQLRALAEVYASSDAQEKFVRDFVAAWTKVMNADRFDLA
- a CDS encoding SulP family inorganic anion transporter; protein product: MILSTVLSRVMPGLPELMNYPRRHWRADVQAGLSVAAVALPVGVAYAQLAGFSPIVGLYSTILPMIVYALMGSSRQLVVGPDAATCAMIAATLTPLAVPGSEQYMGLAVSLTLMAGLFCMLASRFRLGFLADFLSRPILAGLLNGVAINIVIGQLGKISGLTLAGKDVIGQLLSLLEQLGRVHWPTLALSLATIAAYFAVKYRVPRGPAALVAMAGATLASGLFTLSQYGIAVVGPLPSGLPRLVWPSLPHEALGTLVPAAAALALISFSSAMLTGRSFAAKNGYDIDANREFLALGAADVASALSQGFAISGADSRTAVNDAAGGQTRMVSIVGAGALLLVLLVLTKPLAVLPIAALGAILIASAIGLMDLRGLIALRRYSRAEFNIALATLLGVVIIGVMPGILMAVGLALLRFLAQIARPSDQLFGRIGGHDGFYELAHYPDAKPVPGLLIYRFESPLTFFNADYFRQRLQALVHEQQPRWVVIDAVSIGDVDLTGAMAVRELQKQLAERGIVLALAGRTAQMLEWLRQRGIAVESTGIRFYPSRHAALAAYCAETGCGG